In Anopheles gambiae chromosome 2, idAnoGambNW_F1_1, whole genome shotgun sequence, a single window of DNA contains:
- the LOC11176095 gene encoding potassium channel subfamily K member 18 → MSIAAMHEKDGHDHYRYDTYAPLMKSATLKGVKAVHCTSETATVLKGGTHTTMTKHSTTIHSKDGTAKARCCTCCAGRGSSTFWAALLTNIGVCTLLLAYTLLGSFIFLAIEGGASQMQQRTLASTNRHQKQLPVNNNNNNNNHHGRHDTANLTFPQLILLEAVEARQKTVENIWDITVSLNILYRENWTRLASMEIARFQEQFVNRLLEEMTQINNMQHAGAPGTAGHELAGHGPDNNWTFARAFLYSLTILTTIGYGSVAPRTVLGRMITLAYAVLGIPLTLVYLSSTGGMLAKVARGVFSRVLCCCLCSNCGYCCYDEKRMEEKEKRMKRKRQQMELQQQQQHLALSGQEPYYVRSGSLQNSVNSPEKQLTMLGTAAAAAAMTSATTPDHDSTAGSSDSESRASMHGLSILAPILLCVAMMSIYIVVGALTLFRLESLPLSDGVYFCFMALSTIGFGTLAPGTRRESTATTWFCSGYIMAGMALTAMCFNVLHDEILHRLRHMVEMQKEIKSHNEHRRFLAS, encoded by the exons ATGAGCATAGCCGCGATGCACGAAAAGGACGGTCACGATCACTACCGTTACGACACGTACGCGCCGCTGATGAAGTCCGCCACGCTGAAGGGCGTCAAGGCGGTCCACTGTACCAGCGAGACGGCCACCGTGCTCAAGGGCGGAACGCACACGACGATGACCAAGCACAGCACCACGATCCACAGCAAGGACGGGACGGCGAAGGCGCGTTGCTGCACCTGCTGCGCCGGCCGGGGCAGCTCCACCTTCTGGGCCGCCCTGCTGACCAACATCGGCGTCTGCACGTTGCTGCTCGCGTACACCTTGCTGG GTTCGTTCATCTTCCTGGCCATCGAAGGAGGCGCCTCGCAGATGCAGCAGCGCACGCTCGCATCGACCAACCGGCACCAGAAGCAGCTGCCagtgaacaacaacaacaacaacaacaatcatcaTGGACGGCACGATACGGCCAACCTGACCTTTCCGCAGCTGATACTGCTGGAAGCGGTCGAGGCGCGCCAGAAGACGGTGGAAAACATCTGGGACATTACCGTGTCGCTGAACATTCTGTATCGGGAAAACTGGACACG GTTGGCATCGATGGAGATAGCACGGTTCCAGGAGCAGTTTGTCAACCGGCTGCTGGAGGAGATGACACAGATCAACAACATGCAGCACGCGGGCGCACCCGGCACCGCTGGCCATGAGCTGGCGGGCCACGGGCCGGACAACAACTGGACCTTTGCCCGTGCCTTCCTGTACTCGCTTACCATTTTGACGACGATCG GGTATGGTAGCGTGGCACCACGGACCGTGCTCGGACGGATGATAACTCTCGCGTACGCCGTGCTGGGGATACCGCTGACCCTGGTGTACCTTTCCAGCACTGGCGGGATGTTGGCGAAAGTTGCCCGTGGAGTGTTTTCCAG AGTTCTTTGCTGCTGTCTGTGCTCCAACTGtggctactgctgctacgACGAGAAGCGcatggaggagaaggaaaagcgCATGAAGCGAAAGCGCCAGCAGATGgagctgcagcaacagcagcagcatctcgcCCTGTCCGGCCAGGAACCGTACTACGTGCGGTCGGGCTCGCTGCAGAACAGTGTCAACTCGCCCGAGAAGCAGCTGACCATGCTGggaacggcggcggcggcggcggcaatgACGTCCGCTACCACCCCGGACCACGACTCGACCGCTggcagcagcgacagtgagTCGCGCGCCTCGATGCACGGGCTCAGCATACTGGCCCCGATACTGCTGTGCGTGGCCATGATGTCCATCTACATTGTGGTCGGTGCGCTCACGCTGTTCCGGCTGGAATCGTTACCGCTGTCCGACGGGGTGTACTTCTGCTTTATGGCCCTGTCGACGATCGGGTTCGGGACGCTGGCCCCCGGCACACGCCGAGAGTCGACCGCGACCACCTGGTTCTGCTCGGGCTACATCATGGCCGGGATGGCACTGACGGCGATGTGCTTTAACGTGCTGCACGACGAGATACTGCACCGGTTGCGGCACATGGTCGAGATGCAGAAGGAGATCAAGAGCCACAACGAGCATCGCCGGTTTCTCGCCTCCTGA
- the LOC1272920 gene encoding uncharacterized protein LOC1272920 encodes MKLVLSCAIGALLCASLGTIYASDATISADDDERSGDRGPLLVDNYIPVTMQILQHCIEMIQYEPTMTPPNAEAEIKPSTTTTTTTKRPTTTTTTAAGSTSSTSTSKPPQDSPLSTAKPADATLSPTSPHRPGYYGPAKPPPTVVTTTTGKPTTTSSTTTTEMPKVNESPTTETLLWSDKPFAEWFLQSKRKKVQPISSLNVQLLDPLPLRVLQDFNREPYEPPALRPEDNANEFRRLYDDNYRGPISLLVLEKGTKKGGKKRVPPTKPYLHMLVLYDMLKREAKKNMYSIYEGYSEAILGELSVMDFPNAKEQLHYALTQLLERKDIEKSDVVSRSKQMITDLSTRNSAITMALEVVPPLRFGL; translated from the exons ATGAAGTTGGTTCTGTCCTGTGCTATTGGTGCGCTCCTGTGCGCTTCGTTAGGAACG ATTTACGCATCGGATGCAACCATATCAGCAGATGACGATGAAAGGTCAGGAGACAGAGGACCACTGCTGGTAGATAACTATATTCCCGTGACGATGCAAATACTGCAACACTGTATCGAGATGATTCAGTACGAGCCAACGATGACACCGCCAAATGCTGAAGCTGAAATAAAACCTTCCacaaccaccactactactactaaacGGCccacaacaacgacaacgactGCTGCTGGAAGTACGTCGTCTACCTCAACCAGCAAGCCACCACAGGACAGCCCGTTAAGTACCGCTAAGCCTGCAG ATGCAACACTGTCGCCCACCAGCCCGCACAGACCGGGCTACTACGGTCCAGCAAAGCCCCCGCCAACGGTTGTGACCACGACGACGGGGAAACCGACCACCACTTCGAGCACCACGACTACTGAGATGCCCAAAGTGAACGAAAGTCCCACCACCGAGACGCTGCTGTGGAGTGATAAACCGTTTGCCGAGTGGTTCTTGCAAAGCAAGCGCAAGAAGGTTCAGCCGATCT CTTCCCTGAACGTGCAGCTGTTAGATCCGCTGCCACTGCGGGTACTGCAGGACTTTAACCGCGAACCGTACGAACCACCCGCGCTACGCCCGGAAGACAATGCCAACGAGTTCCGGCGCCTGTACGACGACAATTACCGGGGGCCGATctcgctgctggtgctggaaaagggcacgaaaaaaggtggcAAGAAGCGGGTACCGCCAACGAAACCGTACCTGCATATGCTTGTGCTGTACGATATGTTGAAGCgtgaagcgaagaaaaacatgTACAGCATCTACGAG GGATATTCGGAGGCCATTCTTGGCGAGCTGTCGGTGATGGATTTCCCAAATGCCAAGGAACAGCTCCATTACGCGCTAACGCAGCTGCTGGAGCGTAAGGACATCGAAAAGTCGGACGTTGTTTCGCGCTCGAAGCAGATGATTACTG ACTTGAGCACGCGCAATAGTGCGATAACGATGGCGTTGGAAGTGGTACCGCCGCTGCGGTTTGGATTGTGA